One region of Lysobacter silvisoli genomic DNA includes:
- a CDS encoding thymidine kinase — translation MAKLYFYYSAMNAGKTTTLLQSAHNYRERGMRVAILTPRLDDRAGTGTVASRIGLRADGMAFDRDQDLEALIHADIAAHGALNCVLVDEAQFLTRAQVWQLSEIVDALRIPVLCYGLRTDFRGELFEGSQYLLAWADELTEIKTICHSGKKATMTVRVDERGRAVHDGPQVEIGGNDRYISVSRAEFKRVMRGEGTIEPLQASLPL, via the coding sequence ATGGCCAAGCTCTATTTCTACTACTCGGCGATGAACGCCGGTAAGACCACCACCCTGCTGCAGTCCGCGCATAACTACCGCGAGCGCGGCATGCGCGTGGCCATCCTCACCCCGCGCCTGGACGACCGCGCCGGCACCGGCACCGTCGCCTCGCGCATCGGCCTGCGCGCCGACGGCATGGCCTTCGACCGCGACCAGGACCTGGAAGCACTGATCCATGCCGACATCGCCGCCCACGGCGCGCTCAACTGCGTGCTGGTCGACGAAGCCCAATTCCTCACACGCGCCCAGGTCTGGCAGCTCAGCGAAATCGTCGACGCCCTGCGCATCCCGGTGCTGTGCTACGGCCTGCGCACCGACTTCCGCGGCGAACTGTTCGAAGGCAGCCAGTACCTGCTGGCCTGGGCCGACGAGCTCACCGAGATCAAGACCATCTGCCACAGCGGCAAGAAGGCCACCATGACCGTGCGCGTGGACGAACGCGGCCGCGCCGTGCACGACGGCCCGCAGGTCGAGATCGGCGGCAACGACCGCTACATCTCGGTCTCGCGCGCGGAGTTCAAGCGGGTGATGCGGGGGGAGGGGACGATCGAGCCGTTGCAGGCGTCGTTGCCTTTATAA